The genomic DNA ACGCAGACAACGCCGCCGCGTCGCGCGACCTCAACGGGCAGATCGTCGCCGCGCTGGCGACCGTCGCGTGGCTCGGCGGCGCGGCCGTGACGCAATGGTGGCCCGCGGCCGACGACTGGCCGTACACGCGCGAACTGCTGATTCTGAAGCTCGCGCTGGCGGCGTTGTCGGCGGCAATCGGCGCGCGTGCGTGGTTGACCAATGGCGCCGTCAAGCCGCATGCGGACGCGAAGCGCGCACGCATCGACACATGGATCGCGGGCTCGCCGTGGCTGCTCGCGCTCGCCATCGGCATTACCGCGTGGGAACTCATCACGGCGCAACTCGAATGGCTACCGCGCCCGTTCTTCGCGCCGCCTCAGGCGTTGATCGCGGTGTACTTCGACGATCTGCCGCGACTCGCATCGAGCGTCGGGCATTCGTTCGTGTTGCTCGCTTATGGCTATGTGCTCGGCGCGCTGACGGGCTTCACGATCGGCGTGAGCATCGGCTGGTCGCGTGCCGTGGGTTACTGGCTGCACCCAGTGCTGCGCCTGATCGGCCCGTTGCCCGCGACCGCGTGGTTGCCCCTCGCGTTCTTCTTCTTTCCATCGAGCTTCAGCGCAAGCGTCTTTCTGATCGCGCTGGCCACCGCGTTTCCCGTGGCGGTGCTCACGTGGTCCGGCGTCGCGGGCGTGAAATCCGCTTACTACGACGTTGCGCGCACGCTCGGCGCACGCGCTTCGTTCCTGATCCTGCGCGTGGCGATTCCAGCCGCGTTGCCGTCAGTGTTCGTCGGCTTGTTCATGGGGCTGGGCGCATCGTTCTCCGTGCTGATCGTCGCCGAGATGATGGGCGTGAAGGCGGGGCTTGGCTGGTATCTGCAATGGGCGCAAGGCTGGGCCGCCTATTCGAACATGTATGCCGCGCTGCTCGTGATGGCGCTGATGTGCTCCGGTCTGATCACGCTGCTGTTCAAGGTGCGCGACCGTCTGTTGGCCTGGCAAAAGGGATTGCTCAAATGGTAGCCGCTACTCAAGCGTCGCACGCGCATACGGATGCGCGGCAGGGCGCGCGCATCGACGTGCGCAACGTCAGTCATCGCTTTGCATTGCGCGGCGAAGCGCTCGCGGTGCTCGACGACATCAGCCTCACCGTCGAGCCTGGCGAATTCGTCGCGTTGCTCGGGCCGAGCGGCTGCGGCAAGTCGACATTG from Paraburkholderia terrae includes the following:
- a CDS encoding ABC transporter permease, with protein sequence MSSHTQAIDLVGLDADNAAASRDLNGQIVAALATVAWLGGAAVTQWWPAADDWPYTRELLILKLALAALSAAIGARAWLTNGAVKPHADAKRARIDTWIAGSPWLLALAIGITAWELITAQLEWLPRPFFAPPQALIAVYFDDLPRLASSVGHSFVLLAYGYVLGALTGFTIGVSIGWSRAVGYWLHPVLRLIGPLPATAWLPLAFFFFPSSFSASVFLIALATAFPVAVLTWSGVAGVKSAYYDVARTLGARASFLILRVAIPAALPSVFVGLFMGLGASFSVLIVAEMMGVKAGLGWYLQWAQGWAAYSNMYAALLVMALMCSGLITLLFKVRDRLLAWQKGLLKW